Below is a genomic region from Lysobacter terrestris.
TGGCGGAGGCAGGTGGCAGTCATGGCGGGGTCGGGAATGTGGATCGGCAGGCGATGGGCGGCGTCTCGCCGCCCATCTTGCGTCACTTGCTGGCGTCGGCCTGCAGCTTGCCGGCCTTGACGTCGGCGGCGACCTGCGCGATCGACTTGCGGCTGAGCGGGCCGTCGAACTGCGAGCGGAAGGTCTGCACGAAGCTCACGCCTTCCACCATCACGTCGAACACCTTCCAGCCGGTGCCGGTGTTGCGCAACAGGTAGTCGACCGGGATCGGCTCGCCGCCCTGGCGCAGGAATTCGCTGGATACGCGTACGCCACGGCCGTTGGGCAGCGGCGTTTCCGACTTCACCCGCACCTTGAGCTTGGCGTTGAACTGGAGCAGCGAGGAGCCGTAACGGCCCATCAGGCTGTCGGCGAGCGCATCGGCGAACAGCTTGACGTCGGCGTCCGACGCGCCGCGGCCGTGCGTGCCGAGCACCAGGCGCGCGGCGTAGTCGCGGTCGAACATCGCGTTGAATTCGCTGGTGATGAACTGGCGCAGCGTGGCCGGGTTCTTGGTGAACTCGGCGCGGCGCGATTCCAGCGTGGCCAGGACGCGGGTGCTGTTGTCGAGCACCATCTTGCTCGGCGTGCCGGCCTTGGTGGCGGCCGCGGCCTGCGCGGTGCCCTGTGCGACAGCGACCGGCGTCGCCGCGACGAACGCGGCGGCAAGGGCGAGGGACAGCAGGTTGTTCTTGAACATGGCGTGGGTCATTTCGTGGGCTCTTCCGTGGGGGCGGGAGATTCGGTGCTGGTGGTGTCCGAGGCGGCGGCATCGCCCGCGGGCTTGCCACCGCCGGAGAACATGTACTTGCCGACCAGCTGGATCAGGTCGACCGCGGGTTGGGTCATGAAGATCTCGTCGCCGGGCTTGAGCGGCTCCGGATCGCCGCCGGGGGTGAGGCCGATGTAGCTCTCGCCCAGTAGGCCGTTGGTGAAGATGCCCGCGGCGGTGTCGCCGGGCAGGTCCTTGTACTTGTTGTCGATGGCCAGGGTCACGACGGAGTCGTATTTAACCGGGTCGACCTGAATATCGGCCACCTTGCCGACCGCGACGCCGGCGATTTTCACCGGTGCGTTCGGGCGCAGCGCGCCGATCGCGGTGAAACGCGCCTTCAACGCGTACGAGCTGTTGCCGAAGCCCCAGTTGCGGTTGGTCGAGGCCAGCGCCAGCACCAGCAGCGAGCCCAGGGCGAGCAGCAGGAAGGCGCCGACGGCGAATTCGATTCTTGGACCACGCATAGATCACCTTTTCGTAGCCCGGGTAAGCGCAGCGCACCCGGGTGGCGCTTCCCGGGTGCGGCCTGCGGCCTTACCCGGGCTACGGAATCAACGGAACAACAAAGCCGACATCACGAAGTTGAACATCAGCACCAGCAGCGACGCGTTGACCACCGCCTGCGTCGTCGCCACCGAGGTGCCCTCGATGGTCGGCTCGGCGTGGTAGCCGACGTGCGCGGCGACCAGCGCGGCGACCGCGCCGAACACGCCCGACTTCACGAACGCCATCAGGAAGTCGTCGTGGAAGTCGACGCTGTCCTTGAGCACCTGCCAGAAGAAGCCCTGGTCGATGCCGATCACGTGCACCGCTTCGAAGTAGCCGGCGCTGATCGCCAGGCTGCAGAAGAACGCGGTCAGCAGCGGCATCGAGATCACCGCGGCCCAGAAACGCGGCGCCACCGCCTTGCCGATCGGATCGATCGCCATCAGGCCGAGCGCGGTGATCTGGTCGGTGGCGCGCATCAAACCGAGTTCCGCCGCGATCGAGGAACCGGCGCGGCCGATGAACAGCAGCGCGGTCAGCACCGGGCCGAGTTCGCGGTACATGCCCAGGCCGAGCATGGCGCTGACCTGGTTGGCAGCGCCGTAGGTGTCGAGCGCGCGATAACCCAGCAGGGTCACCGACAGGCCGACGAAGGCGCCGCCAACGGTGACGATGGGCAGGGTGCGCGCGCCGATCTTGTAGATCTCGCGCACCAGCTCGCGGAAGAAGTCGGCGGTGGGCTTGCTCGCGCGCAGCACCGACAGGGTGAACAGGCCGGCGCGGCCGATGGCGCGGGTGGTGGACACGAACGGCATCAGGCGACCTCCGCCCGCGAATTGAACGCCGCGCTCTCGAACGGAATCGGGCCGTCCGGTTCGCCGTTGAGGAACTGGCGGATCAGCGGATCGGTGCTGG
It encodes:
- a CDS encoding MlaC/ttg2D family ABC transporter substrate-binding protein — translated: MTHAMFKNNLLSLALAAAFVAATPVAVAQGTAQAAAATKAGTPSKMVLDNSTRVLATLESRRAEFTKNPATLRQFITSEFNAMFDRDYAARLVLGTHGRGASDADVKLFADALADSLMGRYGSSLLQFNAKLKVRVKSETPLPNGRGVRVSSEFLRQGGEPIPVDYLLRNTGTGWKVFDVMVEGVSFVQTFRSQFDGPLSRKSIAQVAADVKAGKLQADASK
- the mlaD gene encoding outer membrane lipid asymmetry maintenance protein MlaD, producing MRGPRIEFAVGAFLLLALGSLLVLALASTNRNWGFGNSSYALKARFTAIGALRPNAPVKIAGVAVGKVADIQVDPVKYDSVVTLAIDNKYKDLPGDTAAGIFTNGLLGESYIGLTPGGDPEPLKPGDEIFMTQPAVDLIQLVGKYMFSGGGKPAGDAAASDTTSTESPAPTEEPTK
- a CDS encoding MlaE family lipid ABC transporter permease subunit; translated protein: MPFVSTTRAIGRAGLFTLSVLRASKPTADFFRELVREIYKIGARTLPIVTVGGAFVGLSVTLLGYRALDTYGAANQVSAMLGLGMYRELGPVLTALLFIGRAGSSIAAELGLMRATDQITALGLMAIDPIGKAVAPRFWAAVISMPLLTAFFCSLAISAGYFEAVHVIGIDQGFFWQVLKDSVDFHDDFLMAFVKSGVFGAVAALVAAHVGYHAEPTIEGTSVATTQAVVNASLLVLMFNFVMSALLFR